One segment of Rhodopirellula baltica SH 1 DNA contains the following:
- a CDS encoding YihY/virulence factor BrkB family protein, producing MRHWWNYIVETIERPRDELSRRQHQLRTAWDLVIHCSAQLHRHRAEGMAAELTYRTIFSLIPVVVLGLVMFRVFGGLDDVQLRVENQLYSFFGVPQIPAEYIPVPEPDPDALPIEATVDSTEVNTPDFRDSDDPVIELVVPDSGDVNENSEGSNAAEGIGDEGLGGGPDGMPEEGGLAGDATDPTIAGYPPTAEDAAGEVIDAEEIEGKAEADDQAREIIRQTLHGATSKIASLDFASIGVFGLLLFIYAAVALADATEYLFNRIFDAPTQRPIHLRVAVHWSIITLGSGLLALSLYMSAQVIDWFGNLGAGSGPVWILQHALSLLAAWVLLFLLYALMPNTHVSVRAAVMGSAVSAVLWEFAKYGFQIYVTTAVPYLELYGSIGVIPLFLLWIYLTWLIVLFGLILTYTLQTVRGKEFRRRGEKQEDLPAGDPDWMLPIMTEVAIAFAEGEAVGRQELSDRLGLSSRVVHEMETRLIEANFLRRVVTGAGQENQLTLARPADNILLAEVMRLAHRFRPASDHPAWKTLAALKEAECVAAGTRSLAEWMDDDLPTQDNSTTGESDESKSSDDNNSNG from the coding sequence GTGCGTCACTGGTGGAATTACATTGTCGAAACGATTGAGCGTCCGAGAGACGAACTGTCTCGCCGCCAACATCAGTTGAGAACGGCGTGGGATCTGGTCATCCACTGCAGCGCTCAGTTGCACCGACATCGTGCCGAGGGCATGGCGGCGGAGTTGACTTACCGAACGATTTTCTCACTGATCCCCGTCGTGGTGCTGGGGTTGGTGATGTTTCGCGTCTTCGGCGGGTTGGATGACGTGCAGTTGAGGGTTGAGAACCAACTGTATTCGTTCTTTGGTGTTCCACAGATCCCAGCGGAATACATTCCGGTTCCGGAACCCGATCCCGACGCTTTGCCAATCGAAGCGACCGTGGACTCGACGGAAGTGAACACGCCGGATTTTCGAGACTCAGACGACCCCGTGATCGAATTGGTCGTCCCTGACTCCGGCGACGTCAACGAAAATTCCGAAGGTTCAAACGCCGCCGAAGGCATTGGCGATGAAGGACTCGGGGGCGGACCTGACGGAATGCCGGAAGAAGGGGGCTTGGCAGGTGATGCAACGGACCCAACCATCGCCGGATACCCGCCGACGGCAGAGGATGCGGCCGGCGAAGTCATTGATGCAGAAGAGATCGAAGGCAAAGCGGAAGCCGACGATCAAGCTCGCGAAATCATTCGGCAGACACTGCACGGGGCGACTTCCAAGATCGCTTCGTTGGACTTTGCATCGATCGGCGTCTTTGGTTTGTTGTTATTCATCTACGCCGCGGTCGCGTTGGCGGATGCAACCGAGTATTTGTTCAACCGCATTTTTGATGCTCCAACGCAGCGACCGATTCATCTTCGCGTGGCGGTTCATTGGTCGATCATCACGCTTGGAAGCGGGCTGTTGGCGCTGAGCCTTTACATGTCAGCACAGGTCATCGACTGGTTTGGAAATCTGGGTGCCGGCTCCGGGCCAGTTTGGATTCTGCAACACGCTCTGTCGTTGCTCGCCGCTTGGGTGTTGTTGTTCCTGCTGTATGCGTTGATGCCGAACACTCATGTTTCGGTGCGAGCCGCCGTAATGGGATCGGCGGTCAGCGCGGTGTTGTGGGAGTTTGCCAAGTATGGTTTCCAGATTTACGTGACGACTGCTGTTCCGTATTTGGAACTGTATGGGTCCATCGGAGTGATCCCGTTGTTCTTGCTTTGGATCTACCTGACGTGGTTGATCGTCTTATTTGGACTGATTTTGACCTACACCTTGCAAACCGTTCGCGGCAAAGAATTCCGTCGCCGTGGTGAGAAGCAGGAAGACTTGCCGGCCGGTGACCCCGATTGGATGCTTCCAATCATGACCGAGGTCGCGATCGCTTTTGCTGAAGGCGAAGCCGTTGGGCGTCAGGAATTGTCCGATCGATTGGGATTGTCGAGCCGCGTGGTTCACGAAATGGAAACGCGGCTGATCGAGGCCAACTTTTTGCGGCGCGTGGTAACCGGGGCGGGCCAAGAAAACCAGCTCACTCTTGCCCGACCCGCCGACAACATTCTTCTGGCTGAAGTGATGCGGTTGGCTCATCGGTTCCGGCCGGCGAGCGATCATCCGGCCTGGAAGACCCTGGCCGCCCTCAAAGAAGCTGAGTGCGTTGCCGCGGGAACTCGTTCTTTAGCGGAATGGATGGATGACGATTTGCCGACGCAGGACAATTCAACGACGGGTGAATCAGACGAATCCAAGTCCAGTGACGATAACAATTCGAACGGTTGA
- a CDS encoding 2-hydroxyacid dehydrogenase encodes MSVSEKAAKGNRVDETSRLGMETMKHSVLVTRQIPGESLKRLREVCEVEVWPEAIPPSREELCRLVKGRHGLLTMLSDRIDGELMDVAGEQLCVVSNYAVGFNNIDVDAAKTRGVVVGNTPDVLTDATADLAVSLLFAASRHVLPAGNQVREGEWKTWEPTGWLGVEPSDKTLGIVGMGRIGKATAKRLVGGWGMNLLYTSRSDQGDVEKELGGRRVELDTLLAESDFVSVHVALTDETRNLIDADAIGKMKSTSVLVNTARGEIVDQDALVDALNRRAIFAAGLDVTTPEPLPADHALVKSPHCVILPHIGSATHTSRNAMSEIAVDNLIAGLAGKPLRCSVT; translated from the coding sequence ATGTCGGTTTCTGAGAAAGCCGCGAAGGGGAATCGAGTCGATGAAACGTCACGTTTGGGAATGGAAACGATGAAACACAGCGTATTGGTAACGCGGCAAATTCCCGGCGAGTCGCTGAAGCGGCTTCGAGAAGTTTGTGAAGTCGAGGTTTGGCCGGAGGCGATCCCACCCAGTCGTGAGGAACTGTGCCGATTGGTGAAGGGCCGGCATGGTTTGCTGACCATGCTGAGCGATCGAATCGACGGCGAGTTGATGGATGTCGCGGGTGAGCAACTTTGCGTCGTCAGCAATTATGCCGTCGGTTTCAACAACATTGACGTCGATGCGGCCAAGACCCGCGGCGTTGTGGTGGGGAATACGCCAGACGTATTGACCGATGCGACCGCCGATTTGGCTGTGTCTTTGTTGTTTGCTGCCTCACGGCACGTCCTACCGGCGGGCAATCAAGTTCGTGAAGGCGAGTGGAAAACTTGGGAGCCGACGGGGTGGTTGGGAGTCGAGCCTTCCGACAAAACCCTAGGAATTGTCGGCATGGGACGCATCGGAAAAGCGACCGCCAAGCGATTGGTAGGAGGTTGGGGGATGAACCTCCTGTACACGTCGCGAAGCGATCAAGGCGACGTTGAAAAAGAATTGGGCGGCCGACGTGTCGAACTCGACACTTTGTTGGCGGAAAGCGATTTCGTCTCGGTGCACGTCGCGCTAACGGACGAGACGCGCAACCTGATCGATGCGGATGCGATTGGGAAAATGAAGTCGACCTCGGTGTTGGTCAACACGGCACGAGGTGAAATTGTCGACCAAGACGCTTTGGTCGACGCCTTGAATCGGCGAGCCATCTTTGCAGCCGGATTGGATGTCACGACGCCTGAGCCCCTGCCCGCTGATCACGCCTTGGTGAAGTCGCCTCACTGCGTGATCTTGCCGCATATCGGCAGTGCGACTCATACCAGCCGAAACGCAATGTCGGAAATCGCGGTCGACAACTTGATCGCGGGGTTGGCGGGCAAACCGTTGCGGTGCTCGGTCACTTGA
- a CDS encoding tetratricopeptide repeat protein, producing the protein MNHRRSGQRSPSNLSRPFADTFSHPRVLASVAIVCLSALPVHSLQAAPQQAAESTLEQTPATETAPVEEAKPAPPVAPALPGAPPLLPSQMKQSADPGQADLDEAVLKRIDAESNEDLEAVASLIESALAKGLDDENQSFAKKMLGSIQLQRGQGLAGAMTRMRGRRALQVRDEALRVLDQAIENDPELAEAHMLIARLNLLPDGDEERIAKATSAAIKLLQDDPKELSTAYLLRAMTQDKTDDQLADLTKAIELDPSNAEAVRQRAGLRMQEGDFDKAVEDLQKVLELDPTNEQIAAATVQQLVELDRADDALELLSKTIQARPSEGLYRLRALLYTNMDREDDALADLNKALAMQPKDPIALLQRAEISLRRDDVKDAKRDLDAAIDLAPQVEQLDQAIVVRCFIAVEEGRMADAINDMKILIDRSPDDVYRQLQLANLYLQDDRPRQAIDMLSGVLDRDPKNASVLRSRGDAYLAVGDHAEAIADYEKALTNLNADNETDAIILPSVLNNLAWVLATSPKDEVRNGARSLELGLRAVEMTNESEGHILSTLAAGYAESGDFENAVKWSEKAVEAAKKELEEGASEESVQLKQLQEELESYRVKEPWREKQDTEENQIPLLSPDDLIDT; encoded by the coding sequence ATGAATCATCGACGCAGCGGCCAGCGTTCACCTTCGAACCTCTCCCGTCCTTTTGCCGACACTTTCAGCCACCCTCGCGTTTTGGCGAGCGTCGCGATTGTTTGTCTTTCCGCGTTGCCCGTTCATTCGTTGCAAGCCGCTCCACAGCAAGCTGCCGAATCCACGCTGGAGCAAACGCCGGCGACTGAAACCGCTCCTGTGGAAGAAGCCAAGCCGGCACCGCCGGTCGCACCCGCTTTGCCAGGTGCGCCGCCGCTGCTGCCTTCACAAATGAAGCAATCGGCGGATCCCGGCCAAGCTGACTTGGATGAAGCGGTGCTCAAACGCATTGATGCCGAATCCAACGAGGATCTGGAAGCCGTTGCCTCTCTGATCGAATCCGCGTTAGCAAAGGGCCTCGACGACGAAAACCAATCTTTCGCGAAAAAGATGCTCGGCAGCATCCAACTTCAACGAGGCCAAGGTTTGGCCGGTGCGATGACTCGCATGCGAGGTCGACGAGCTTTGCAAGTACGTGATGAAGCCCTGCGGGTGCTCGACCAAGCGATCGAAAACGATCCTGAACTCGCCGAAGCTCACATGCTGATCGCCCGACTGAACTTGCTTCCTGATGGCGATGAAGAACGAATCGCCAAAGCGACCTCGGCGGCGATCAAGTTGCTGCAAGACGATCCAAAGGAACTTAGCACCGCGTATCTGCTGCGTGCGATGACCCAAGATAAAACCGACGATCAGTTGGCGGACCTCACCAAAGCGATTGAGTTGGATCCGAGCAACGCCGAAGCCGTCCGCCAACGGGCTGGACTTCGAATGCAAGAAGGCGACTTCGACAAGGCCGTCGAGGATCTGCAAAAAGTTCTCGAACTCGATCCGACAAACGAACAGATCGCTGCTGCGACCGTGCAGCAACTTGTCGAACTGGATCGCGCTGACGACGCGTTGGAACTGCTCAGCAAAACGATCCAAGCTCGCCCAAGCGAAGGCCTGTATCGATTGCGAGCCCTGCTGTACACGAACATGGATCGCGAGGACGACGCCCTGGCCGATTTAAACAAAGCCCTCGCGATGCAACCGAAAGATCCAATCGCGTTGTTGCAACGCGCCGAGATCTCACTTCGCCGCGACGATGTCAAAGACGCCAAACGAGACTTGGATGCCGCGATCGATTTGGCACCGCAAGTCGAACAACTGGATCAAGCGATCGTCGTCCGCTGCTTCATCGCGGTGGAAGAAGGCCGCATGGCCGATGCGATCAACGACATGAAAATCCTGATTGATCGCAGTCCGGACGATGTGTATCGCCAACTGCAATTAGCAAATTTGTACTTGCAAGACGACCGACCTCGCCAAGCCATCGATATGCTCAGCGGTGTGCTGGATCGCGATCCTAAAAATGCTTCCGTATTGCGATCACGCGGCGATGCTTACTTGGCCGTCGGCGATCATGCCGAAGCCATCGCGGACTACGAAAAAGCGTTGACCAACCTGAACGCGGACAACGAAACCGACGCGATCATTCTTCCCAGCGTCCTGAACAATTTGGCATGGGTCCTGGCAACTTCGCCCAAAGACGAAGTCCGCAACGGCGCCCGATCGCTGGAACTTGGGTTGCGAGCGGTCGAGATGACGAATGAATCCGAAGGGCACATCTTGAGCACGCTGGCGGCCGGCTACGCGGAATCAGGCGACTTCGAAAACGCGGTGAAGTGGAGTGAAAAAGCCGTCGAAGCAGCAAAGAAGGAACTGGAAGAAGGTGCCAGCGAAGAATCCGTGCAGCTGAAACAATTGCAAGAAGAACTGGAATCCTATCGCGTCAAAGAACCTTGGCGAGAAAAACAGGACACCGAAGAAAACCAGATTCCGTTGCTCTCACCTGATGATTTGATCGACACTTGA
- a CDS encoding outer membrane protein assembly factor BamB family protein, producing the protein MHFSQRFVFAGLIAAGIGLVPGFVSQNAFASDWLQFRGSDTTSSSSEVTPRPGDDSMQPAWEVATSGRGISSPIVIGDSVVVTSSGGEDERDLYIEAFSALDGSRLWLRTLHALGRPYTHPTSANASPSPASDGEKIVALFSSCDLVCLKSDGTPLWYRALAVDHPRTGNDVSMSSSPVILDDVVAVQLENQGDSFSSGIDLETGETLWTRPRPRRSGWATPIAVRLPDPAFVFQNADGIELVAARSGELLATLDISGSTTSSPTWAPPLLLVPGDGITAFNLREPSFPIAWENSRLKCRSVSPVVHNGQVIVNQGSVIAAADFTTGESTWKTRMRDVKSVWATPIATASGIYVVDQSGTITVVGEGKSGEESDTGKVDVLGTAEFTGPMLATPAVSDGCIFLRSDRSLIKLAHSTASESKPAAE; encoded by the coding sequence ATGCACTTTTCTCAACGCTTCGTATTTGCTGGGCTAATCGCTGCAGGCATCGGCCTGGTGCCTGGTTTTGTCTCCCAAAACGCATTCGCCTCAGACTGGTTGCAATTTCGAGGATCCGACACAACGTCTTCGTCCAGTGAGGTCACGCCTCGTCCGGGCGATGACTCAATGCAACCAGCCTGGGAAGTTGCCACTTCCGGACGTGGCATCAGCAGTCCCATCGTGATTGGCGACAGCGTGGTGGTGACCAGCAGTGGAGGCGAGGATGAGCGAGATCTGTACATCGAAGCCTTTTCCGCACTCGACGGATCTCGTTTGTGGTTGCGAACGCTGCATGCACTCGGTCGGCCCTACACGCATCCGACCAGTGCCAACGCATCCCCATCGCCCGCCAGCGACGGTGAAAAAATTGTCGCCTTGTTCAGCTCCTGCGACTTGGTTTGCCTGAAATCCGACGGCACTCCGCTCTGGTATCGAGCTCTCGCGGTCGACCATCCTCGAACGGGCAACGATGTCTCGATGAGCAGTTCGCCCGTCATCCTCGATGATGTGGTCGCCGTTCAACTCGAAAACCAAGGCGACTCGTTTAGCAGCGGCATTGATCTCGAAACCGGCGAGACGCTTTGGACTCGCCCCCGCCCCCGTCGCTCAGGATGGGCCACGCCGATCGCGGTTCGATTGCCCGACCCCGCCTTCGTCTTTCAAAATGCCGACGGGATTGAACTCGTTGCCGCACGATCCGGTGAGCTCCTCGCGACGCTCGATATCTCCGGCAGCACCACCTCGTCGCCGACATGGGCACCGCCACTGTTGCTTGTTCCAGGCGACGGCATCACCGCGTTCAATCTTCGCGAACCGTCGTTCCCAATCGCTTGGGAAAACTCTCGGCTGAAGTGCAGAAGTGTTTCGCCCGTGGTTCACAACGGGCAAGTCATCGTGAACCAAGGATCCGTGATTGCCGCGGCGGACTTCACGACCGGCGAGTCGACCTGGAAGACTCGAATGCGGGATGTCAAATCCGTTTGGGCAACACCGATCGCCACCGCCTCCGGGATCTACGTCGTCGACCAATCCGGAACCATCACGGTGGTCGGCGAAGGGAAGTCGGGCGAAGAGTCCGACACCGGCAAAGTCGACGTTCTCGGCACCGCGGAATTCACCGGCCCGATGCTCGCCACGCCCGCCGTCTCGGATGGATGCATCTTTCTTCGCAGCGATCGATCGCTGATCAAGCTTGCTCATTCGACGGCCTCGGAGTCAAAACCAGCCGCCGAATGA
- a CDS encoding response regulator transcription factor: MGEFAQLAQQLRFDPSEATPRAFAFVVPNSLNPSEGAMREEIKNIDWLNVFDQEPDVGLTVVEDNGQIIHFNQAALRLFGVDDEDLLGKSLHDVFAEEYVQERMSWVREVIDTNKALRATHIYCGRMLVSSFYPHRDGDRNFAIVLTRLDGMLPDGDIKDTQSQFIDLGPLSVLSPRELEVLVLLGQGNSVPEVSRLLYRSPRTIERHKTEIGHKLGVSSIAQLTRLVAQAGLKPEHLPLQRFNAVPKPHQCTPDLLPVNIEASTSSA, translated from the coding sequence ATGGGCGAATTCGCTCAATTGGCACAGCAGTTGCGATTTGATCCCTCTGAGGCGACACCGCGAGCGTTCGCGTTTGTCGTTCCCAACAGTCTGAATCCATCAGAGGGCGCCATGCGCGAAGAAATAAAGAACATCGACTGGTTGAACGTGTTCGACCAAGAACCGGACGTTGGCCTAACGGTCGTCGAGGACAATGGCCAGATCATCCACTTCAACCAAGCCGCCCTTCGCTTGTTCGGCGTCGACGACGAAGACTTGCTCGGTAAAAGTCTTCACGACGTTTTTGCGGAGGAATACGTGCAAGAACGAATGTCATGGGTCCGGGAAGTCATCGACACCAACAAAGCGCTTCGAGCGACCCATATCTATTGCGGCCGAATGTTGGTCTCGTCGTTCTATCCGCACCGCGATGGCGATCGAAATTTCGCGATTGTGCTGACCCGTCTGGATGGCATGCTGCCTGATGGTGACATCAAGGACACACAGAGTCAGTTCATCGATTTGGGTCCATTGTCGGTACTCAGTCCTCGAGAGCTGGAAGTGCTGGTCTTGCTGGGGCAGGGCAACAGCGTCCCCGAAGTTTCGCGTTTGCTTTACCGCAGCCCGCGGACAATCGAGCGTCACAAAACCGAAATCGGCCACAAGCTTGGCGTTTCATCGATCGCGCAGCTCACTCGCTTGGTCGCTCAGGCCGGTTTGAAACCGGAACACCTGCCACTGCAGCGATTCAACGCTGTCCCGAAGCCTCACCAATGCACGCCAGACTTGTTGCCAGTCAACATCGAAGCCTCCACGTCATCCGCCTGA
- a CDS encoding DUF3500 domain-containing protein yields the protein MNKIRFATLSLFAVAVVGLAGWKLAASPAEQMQTFAVAFVDTLTTEQKADAVMAFDSPKRVGWHFIPKKERKGLMLEQMNDAQRTAALRLLRSALSEAGYSKANRIMLLEEVLNEMEAGKGTWERNPQRYYVTLFGDVKAEGEDARWGLSFEGHHLSLNFVCRGGKVVDSTPQFMATNPAVVKNETSVTLGKGTAVLNQEEQLAFKLVNSLDANQIKVARFAEEALAEIRFAGEPQPEVGEPEGIAYSSLNPDQQKQLRDLVDLYVQVAPEEVAAERSQQIESDGWSKVHFAWAGALEPGIGHYYRVQGERFLIEFVNTQADPAGNPANHIHCVYRDLSGDFDLPVAP from the coding sequence ATGAACAAAATTCGTTTTGCCACGCTTTCTCTTTTCGCCGTCGCGGTCGTCGGCCTCGCAGGTTGGAAGCTGGCGGCTTCTCCCGCCGAACAAATGCAAACCTTTGCCGTCGCGTTTGTGGATACGCTGACAACGGAGCAAAAGGCTGACGCTGTGATGGCGTTCGATTCGCCAAAGCGAGTCGGTTGGCATTTCATTCCAAAGAAGGAACGCAAAGGCTTGATGCTCGAGCAGATGAATGATGCTCAGCGAACGGCCGCTTTGCGCCTTCTTCGTTCCGCGCTCAGCGAAGCAGGTTACAGCAAAGCCAACCGGATCATGTTGCTGGAGGAAGTCCTCAACGAGATGGAAGCTGGTAAAGGAACTTGGGAACGTAACCCACAACGCTACTACGTCACGTTGTTTGGCGATGTCAAAGCGGAGGGCGAAGACGCACGATGGGGATTGTCATTCGAAGGCCACCACTTGTCGCTCAACTTTGTCTGCCGTGGTGGAAAGGTGGTTGATTCCACACCGCAATTCATGGCGACCAACCCCGCCGTCGTAAAAAACGAAACCAGCGTCACGCTCGGCAAGGGCACCGCAGTTTTGAACCAAGAAGAACAGCTCGCGTTCAAGCTTGTGAACTCGTTGGATGCCAACCAGATCAAAGTCGCCCGATTCGCGGAAGAAGCTTTGGCTGAAATTCGATTCGCTGGCGAGCCTCAACCTGAAGTTGGGGAACCCGAAGGGATTGCTTACTCGAGTTTGAACCCGGATCAACAAAAGCAACTTCGAGATTTGGTCGACTTGTATGTCCAAGTCGCACCCGAGGAAGTCGCTGCCGAACGGTCGCAACAGATTGAGTCGGACGGTTGGAGCAAGGTTCACTTTGCCTGGGCCGGAGCCCTCGAGCCCGGTATCGGCCACTACTACCGCGTGCAAGGCGAACGTTTCTTGATCGAGTTTGTGAACACGCAAGCCGATCCGGCTGGCAACCCCGCCAACCACATTCACTGCGTCTACCGAGACTTGTCCGGCGACTTCGATTTGCCAGTCGCTCCCTGA
- the truB gene encoding tRNA pseudouridine(55) synthase TruB, whose product MDPNGEHSPLGFLPCYKPPGATSRDLVNRAQRRLRGEFGLRKLKVGHTGTLDPLAEGLVLLAIGSAARLTPWVLQHGKRYLADFRLGVSSESGDLESELVTQTDVKLPTAAEIEQVLKDFHGVVEQTPPAHSAIKVDGERAHKRARRGEDFEMPKRRILIDSVKLISYEPPMMRLDVRCGSGTYLRTLGMDVAAACGCAAVMTKLIRNEVGRFTLDDTLDCAFMFDDDDREKMSSEPMVKYLRPAIEGLTHMPAMNLDRQQIGMLQAGIRISGTPEAPSEPLPEAWIGCIDQVDTFDRNTDVLDCIGVDRSDGSSGPWGELVAILRPHGKLWHPLRVFPTTESITLRG is encoded by the coding sequence ATGGACCCCAACGGCGAACATTCACCGCTCGGTTTTTTGCCTTGCTATAAACCGCCGGGTGCGACTTCAAGAGATTTAGTCAACCGCGCCCAGAGGCGGCTGCGCGGTGAATTTGGGCTTCGCAAATTGAAGGTCGGGCACACCGGAACACTCGATCCGTTGGCGGAAGGGTTGGTGTTGCTAGCGATTGGTTCGGCGGCGCGTTTGACCCCTTGGGTGCTGCAACACGGCAAGCGGTATCTCGCTGATTTTCGATTGGGTGTATCGAGCGAGTCAGGCGATTTGGAATCCGAATTGGTCACGCAAACGGACGTCAAGTTGCCGACGGCGGCGGAGATCGAACAAGTGCTCAAGGACTTTCATGGCGTGGTGGAACAAACCCCGCCGGCTCATTCGGCGATCAAGGTCGACGGGGAACGAGCCCATAAAAGGGCACGTCGTGGCGAGGATTTTGAAATGCCCAAACGCCGAATTCTGATCGACTCGGTGAAGCTGATTTCGTACGAGCCGCCGATGATGCGATTGGACGTCCGGTGTGGTTCGGGAACTTACTTGCGGACGCTGGGGATGGATGTTGCTGCCGCTTGCGGATGCGCAGCGGTGATGACCAAGTTGATTCGAAACGAGGTCGGGCGATTCACTTTGGACGACACGCTCGATTGCGCGTTCATGTTTGATGATGATGACCGCGAAAAAATGTCATCTGAACCGATGGTGAAATACCTCCGGCCTGCGATCGAGGGACTGACGCATATGCCGGCGATGAATCTGGACAGGCAGCAAATCGGCATGCTTCAAGCCGGAATTCGTATCTCAGGAACCCCTGAAGCACCGTCTGAACCATTGCCGGAAGCGTGGATTGGCTGCATCGATCAGGTCGACACGTTCGATCGAAACACGGATGTTTTGGATTGCATCGGGGTCGATCGTTCGGATGGTTCCTCCGGCCCCTGGGGGGAATTGGTCGCGATACTTCGCCCCCATGGCAAATTGTGGCACCCGCTGAGAGTGTTTCCGACGACGGAATCAATTACCCTACGTGGCTGA